A stretch of the Sulfuritortus calidifontis genome encodes the following:
- a CDS encoding copper-binding protein, with amino-acid sequence MAISRFFPPIPATFCLINLVASNLFIPTAVNPQTRTHSLRIVLDNPGLRLKPGMYANVTVFGGKGEEAVLVPTEAVIQTGQRALVLVAQGEGRYAPVAVKTGMESEGKTAILAGLSGGEQVVTSGQFLIESEANLRGALARLGAPQANAAEPQAKGAEVYTGRGRIEQVDAKTGELEMTHEPIPALKWPAMTMGFAVRDAKILQGLKPGQRVDFDLVREGEGFVVVAIRPAKGGGK; translated from the coding sequence ATCGCAATTTCCCGCTTCTTCCCGCCGATTCCCGCGACCTTTTGTCTCATCAACCTTGTCGCATCAAATCTTTTCATCCCTACCGCGGTCAATCCGCAGACCCGCACCCACAGCCTGCGCATCGTGCTGGACAACCCCGGCCTCCGGCTCAAGCCGGGCATGTACGCCAACGTCACCGTGTTCGGCGGCAAGGGCGAAGAAGCGGTGCTGGTGCCGACCGAGGCGGTGATCCAGACCGGACAGCGCGCCCTGGTCCTGGTGGCGCAGGGCGAAGGCCGCTACGCCCCGGTCGCGGTCAAGACCGGCATGGAAAGCGAAGGCAAGACCGCCATCCTGGCCGGGCTATCGGGCGGCGAGCAGGTGGTGACCTCCGGCCAGTTCCTGATCGAGTCCGAGGCCAACCTCAGGGGCGCGCTGGCCCGGCTAGGCGCGCCGCAGGCGAATGCAGCCGAGCCGCAGGCGAAAGGCGCCGAGGTCTACACCGGCCGCGGGCGGATCGAGCAGGTCGATGCCAAGACCGGCGAGTTGGAGATGACCCACGAGCCCATCCCCGCGCTGAAGTGGCCGGCCATGACCATGGGCTTCGCGGTGCGCGACGCGAAAATATTGCAGGGCCTCAAGCCCGGCCAGCGCGTCGACTTCGACCTGGTGCGCGAGGGCGA
- a CDS encoding helix-turn-helix domain-containing protein — protein sequence MESDTLAKRLRECIGDETVSAFARKVGLPEATIRSYLDGKKPVYDKLARIADAAGVSLDWLATGRGQKARKPAPEQDFSAVPYARRLEKIGLLLADMPDQEAAAFLDDVFARARSAAEAAELRRALADLRAEVERLKKSA from the coding sequence ATGGAATCGGACACACTAGCCAAGCGCCTGCGCGAGTGCATCGGAGACGAGACAGTCTCTGCATTCGCGCGTAAGGTTGGGTTGCCTGAGGCGACCATCCGCTCTTACCTGGACGGTAAAAAGCCTGTCTACGACAAGCTCGCCCGCATCGCCGACGCTGCTGGCGTCTCGTTGGACTGGCTGGCCACCGGGCGCGGCCAGAAAGCGCGTAAACCCGCGCCAGAACAAGACTTTTCCGCCGTCCCCTACGCCCGCCGCCTCGAAAAAATAGGCCTCCTGCTGGCCGATATGCCAGACCAGGAGGCCGCTGCCTTCCTCGATGATGTTTTCGCGCGCGCTCGCTCGGCGGCAGAGGCGGCCGAGCTGCGCCGGGCGCTAGCCGACCTCCGCGCCGAGGTCGAGCGCCTCAAAAAATCCGCCTGA
- a CDS encoding ATP-binding protein has translation MAKNKEIRDTKVVREALALAQLVLAEDNPIGEITGAAGTGKTMAGRAIVDKHGALRIAAWDGMTRHQLLREVALLAGIEGAGAADKLLRRGEDAERLLLVVDEANKCSWRVLETLRYLADECAIAVILIGTELYSRKFSEARTRPLLLQLGSRIGAKRVSTRHLDRAETYAHVIRPIFGDVADKDVITQFWTLCRKGNYREAVELAGECQRIMASNGIQSLTPAVLELAGKWMANRHAVEG, from the coding sequence ATGGCAAAAAACAAGGAAATCCGCGACACCAAGGTTGTGAGGGAGGCGCTTGCGCTGGCCCAGCTGGTGCTCGCCGAGGACAACCCAATCGGCGAGATCACCGGGGCGGCGGGCACAGGCAAGACGATGGCGGGTCGCGCCATCGTGGACAAGCACGGGGCGCTGCGCATAGCCGCGTGGGACGGCATGACGCGCCACCAGCTGCTGCGCGAGGTGGCGCTGCTGGCGGGCATCGAGGGCGCGGGCGCGGCGGACAAGCTCCTGCGCCGGGGCGAGGACGCAGAGCGGCTCTTGCTGGTGGTCGATGAGGCCAACAAGTGCAGCTGGCGCGTTCTGGAGACCCTGCGGTATCTGGCGGATGAGTGCGCCATCGCTGTGATCCTGATCGGCACGGAGCTGTATTCCCGCAAGTTCAGCGAGGCGAGAACGCGCCCGCTGCTGCTGCAACTGGGCTCCAGGATCGGAGCCAAGCGTGTGAGCACGCGCCACCTCGACCGCGCAGAGACATACGCACACGTGATCCGGCCCATCTTCGGCGACGTGGCTGACAAGGACGTGATCACGCAGTTCTGGACGCTTTGCCGCAAGGGCAACTACCGCGAGGCGGTGGAGCTGGCCGGCGAGTGCCAGCGGATCATGGCCAGCAACGGCATTCAGTCACTCACGCCTGCGGTGCTCGAGCTGGCGGGCAAGTGGATGGCCAACCGGCATGCCGTGGAGGGCTGA
- a CDS encoding phage protein GemA/Gp16 family protein → MDSKTRRRVLLGLAHRAALQLGLDDDARRQAQAAFAGRASLKDFDDKQLVAWCWELKRRGAEIGIPSPPPKGGLGWNRPTPAQWATIERLAGSLALTDTALAAFVKRTTGLDDPRFLTKRGATEVITGLEKWARSRGADTRSKTRQAIEALLEDGDGGAA, encoded by the coding sequence ATGGACAGCAAGACTCGCCGCCGCGTGCTGCTGGGGCTGGCGCACAGGGCCGCCTTGCAGCTTGGGCTGGACGACGATGCCAGGCGGCAGGCGCAGGCCGCATTCGCCGGGCGCGCATCGCTCAAGGACTTCGATGACAAGCAGCTGGTGGCATGGTGCTGGGAACTCAAGCGCCGCGGGGCCGAGATCGGCATCCCTTCCCCGCCGCCCAAGGGCGGGCTGGGCTGGAACAGGCCCACGCCAGCGCAGTGGGCCACCATCGAGCGGCTGGCTGGCAGCCTCGCGCTCACAGACACCGCGCTGGCGGCTTTCGTCAAGCGCACAACCGGGCTGGACGATCCGCGCTTTCTGACGAAGCGCGGGGCGACCGAGGTGATCACCGGCCTAGAGAAGTGGGCGCGATCGCGCGGCGCTGACACCCGCAGCAAGACGCGCCAGGCCATCGAGGCACTGCTGGAGGATGGCGATGGCGGCGCAGCCTGA
- a CDS encoding Mor transcription activator family protein, whose product MAVADTALLERLIGREALETLISVAGGLVVYIPKNPPLDGPLAELPMPAQEALAAWAGGTELYVPKCDGAARAARDAAIRAAYDAGEPVQAIARRYRLTERWIYEILGRHEDDKQGDLF is encoded by the coding sequence ATGGCGGTCGCAGACACGGCGCTGCTCGAGCGCCTGATCGGGCGCGAGGCGCTCGAGACGCTCATCTCCGTGGCCGGCGGGCTGGTTGTCTACATCCCCAAGAACCCGCCGCTCGACGGCCCGCTGGCCGAGCTTCCCATGCCGGCGCAGGAGGCGCTGGCAGCCTGGGCGGGCGGCACAGAGCTTTACGTGCCGAAGTGCGACGGCGCGGCGCGCGCGGCGCGCGACGCGGCGATCCGCGCCGCCTACGACGCAGGCGAGCCGGTTCAAGCCATCGCCAGGCGCTACCGGCTAACCGAGCGGTGGATCTACGAGATTCTTGGTCGCCACGAGGACGACAAACAAGGCGATCTGTTCTAG
- a CDS encoding lysozyme yields the protein MKPRLLPSMIAVSAVAVAGIAVHEGYRARAYDDGVGVRTVGFGTTRREDGSPVRKSDTITPERAVLRLAKDADAIGRQIAACIGHVPLAQHEFDAYVSLAYNIGASAFCRSTIVKRLKQTPPDYSGACAAIKMWDKAGGRVLPGLVKRREAEYKQCLGAAQ from the coding sequence ATGAAGCCGCGCCTTCTTCCTTCCATGATTGCCGTCTCCGCCGTCGCCGTTGCGGGCATCGCCGTGCACGAGGGGTACCGCGCGCGCGCCTACGACGACGGGGTTGGCGTGCGGACGGTCGGCTTTGGCACAACGCGCCGCGAGGACGGCAGCCCCGTGCGAAAGAGCGACACCATTACGCCGGAGCGCGCCGTGCTGCGGCTGGCGAAAGATGCCGATGCCATCGGGCGGCAGATCGCCGCGTGCATCGGCCATGTGCCGCTCGCCCAGCACGAGTTCGACGCCTACGTGAGCCTGGCCTACAACATCGGAGCGAGCGCCTTTTGCCGCTCGACCATAGTCAAGCGTCTCAAACAGACGCCGCCAGACTACTCCGGCGCGTGCGCGGCGATCAAGATGTGGGACAAGGCCGGCGGCCGCGTGCTGCCGGGCCTCGTCAAGCGGCGCGAGGCCGAATACAAGCAGTGCTTGGGGGCAGCGCAGTGA
- a CDS encoding cytoplasmic protein → MTERRLDAAIDMARAEREALRWLMLTALWHARPYGTREDVLLSCAHEIPIYATADLIRRELGWLESHGLAAIVRESSPIWSAKLTALGEDVYEYRADAPAGLARPPRW, encoded by the coding sequence ATGACTGAACGTCGCCTCGATGCCGCCATCGACATGGCCCGCGCCGAGCGCGAAGCGCTGCGCTGGCTCATGCTCACCGCGCTGTGGCACGCGCGTCCTTACGGCACTCGTGAAGACGTGCTGCTGTCGTGCGCGCACGAGATCCCGATCTACGCCACCGCCGACCTCATCCGGCGCGAGCTAGGCTGGCTGGAATCCCACGGGCTCGCCGCCATCGTGCGCGAGTCGTCGCCCATCTGGTCTGCGAAGCTGACCGCGCTGGGAGAAGACGTGTACGAGTACCGCGCCGACGCACCAGCGGGCCTGGCGCGCCCGCCGAGGTGGTGA
- a CDS encoding DUF3486 family protein, whose product MARRSKVDTLPPALKAELERLLADRTHGGYEALAAWLKEQGYEIGKSSLHRYDQRVQAVMLRIKASTEAARLIAQAAPDEADEHSAAVLRMVQSALFDAMSRVTEAADLADPAEQVKVLSQAARAIAEASRASIGQKRWADEVRAKLDEVERVARNAGKALDAETLKAIREGLYGG is encoded by the coding sequence ATGGCGCGACGCAGCAAGGTGGACACCCTGCCGCCCGCGCTCAAGGCCGAGCTGGAGCGCCTGCTGGCCGACCGCACGCACGGCGGGTATGAAGCGCTGGCCGCGTGGCTCAAAGAACAGGGCTACGAGATCGGCAAGAGCAGCCTGCACCGCTACGACCAGCGGGTGCAGGCGGTGATGCTGCGCATCAAGGCCAGCACCGAGGCCGCTCGGCTGATCGCGCAGGCCGCGCCAGATGAGGCCGACGAGCACTCGGCTGCCGTGCTGCGCATGGTGCAGTCGGCGCTGTTCGACGCCATGAGCCGGGTGACCGAAGCCGCCGACCTGGCCGACCCCGCCGAGCAGGTCAAGGTCTTGAGCCAGGCCGCGCGCGCCATTGCCGAGGCCAGCCGCGCGTCCATCGGCCAGAAGCGCTGGGCCGACGAGGTGCGCGCGAAGCTCGACGAGGTGGAGCGCGTCGCACGCAATGCGGGCAAGGCGCTCGATGCCGAGACGCTCAAGGCCATCCGGGAGGGGTTGTATGGCGGTTAA
- a CDS encoding terminase large subunit domain-containing protein yields MTAPILYPYQRRYLADASRWKAAMWSRQTGKTFTTTLEAVLDCLSAEAEGRIARWTILSISRDRALDAIRTGAAVHAQAIGAAYELLMDDSLGIEQQAAMVRFPGGSYVRAIAARPETARGMSDNLILDEFAHHKDNRALWRALVPVVSKPSLKIRVISTPNGVGDMFHEIMTADDGLWSRHVVTIHDAVADGLPRDIAELRRAARDPDTWAQEFECAFLDRAGREWLTYEEILAALEAPPLPPYDGRPVYVGMDIAARGDLSVIAVIEDVGAGVLALREMQVMRGESFAAQLARLDAVFRAYRVARCAIDQTGMGEMPVQEAQRRHGQYRVAGVLFNAANKLEMAVALKDRLQARRLLIPDVHGNARDALIDDLRAVRMEPGAGGVPRLLADRDGSGHADRFWALALACAAAGEGVPVYGYESVARRSFAPRWDDEWRSRAGEWAGW; encoded by the coding sequence ATGACCGCCCCCATCCTCTACCCCTACCAGCGCCGCTACCTGGCTGATGCCAGCCGCTGGAAGGCGGCGATGTGGAGCCGCCAGACGGGCAAGACCTTCACCACCACGCTGGAGGCGGTGCTGGATTGTCTGTCCGCCGAGGCCGAGGGGCGCATTGCCCGCTGGACGATCCTGTCGATATCCCGCGACCGGGCGCTGGACGCCATCCGCACCGGGGCCGCGGTGCACGCGCAGGCCATCGGCGCGGCCTACGAGCTGCTGATGGACGACAGCCTGGGCATCGAGCAGCAGGCGGCGATGGTGCGCTTCCCCGGCGGCTCTTACGTGCGGGCGATCGCGGCGCGGCCCGAGACGGCGCGCGGCATGTCGGACAACCTGATCCTCGACGAATTCGCGCACCATAAGGACAACCGCGCCCTGTGGCGGGCGCTGGTGCCCGTGGTGTCCAAGCCCAGCCTCAAGATTCGGGTGATCTCCACGCCCAACGGGGTTGGCGACATGTTCCACGAGATCATGACCGCCGACGATGGCCTGTGGAGCCGCCATGTGGTGACCATTCACGACGCGGTGGCCGACGGCCTGCCGCGCGACATCGCCGAATTGCGCCGCGCCGCGCGCGACCCGGACACCTGGGCGCAGGAATTCGAGTGCGCCTTCCTCGATCGCGCCGGGCGCGAGTGGCTCACCTACGAGGAAATCCTGGCCGCGCTGGAAGCGCCGCCGCTGCCGCCCTACGACGGGCGGCCCGTCTATGTGGGCATGGACATCGCCGCGCGTGGCGACCTGTCGGTGATCGCCGTGATCGAGGACGTGGGCGCGGGCGTGCTCGCGCTGCGCGAGATGCAGGTGATGCGCGGGGAATCGTTCGCCGCGCAGCTTGCCCGGCTCGATGCGGTGTTTCGCGCCTACCGCGTGGCGCGCTGCGCCATCGACCAGACCGGCATGGGCGAAATGCCGGTGCAGGAGGCGCAGCGGCGGCATGGGCAGTACCGCGTCGCTGGCGTGCTGTTCAACGCCGCGAACAAGCTGGAGATGGCGGTGGCGCTCAAAGACCGGCTGCAGGCGCGGCGGCTGCTGATACCTGACGTGCATGGAAATGCGCGGGACGCATTGATCGACGACCTGCGCGCCGTGCGCATGGAACCTGGCGCTGGCGGCGTGCCGCGCTTGCTCGCCGACCGGGATGGATCGGGACACGCCGACCGCTTCTGGGCGCTGGCGCTGGCCTGCGCCGCCGCGGGCGAAGGCGTGCCGGTGTATGGGTATGAGAGTGTGGCGCGCCGCAGCTTCGCGCCGCGCTGGGATGATGAATGGCGCAGCCGCGCCGGGGAGTGGGCAGGATGGTGA
- a CDS encoding DUF935 domain-containing protein encodes MKHAKHKPVTIHKSQPAAAQLREEIARPAQTGLRSVWQWRPLASMTPAMVADVLRRAAQGDAHDFLLAADDIREKDLHYRAVLQTRTLAVAGLPIDIQPWDDSPAAKRAAELVQDAVRESDLAVLITHLMDAVAKGYAVAEIVWETSGDVWYPRSILPREAHWFSFDADTGRLLRLVDGSAEGAEIPPYRMIVHAPPVAAGIPLLGGVARSALWAWVFKSYAMRDWARFCELFGQPIRVGKYHQGASPDDVAVLKQAAFSLGSDAAAVIPQEMVLELIESGSKSASADLYHQLIDYLDRQVSKAVLGQTMTTDSGTSGSLAQAKVHQEVRRDLLEADARAVAATLTRDLIAPIVRLNLGDAAPLPVLKLLVEDPEDLTALADHVVKLTGAGMPIPQWWVREKFGIPEAQDGEPVLGAPAAPQDAPAAQSVHALHATRCGCAAHAQGAPDAPDIPALQADRMEIEAEAAWTAIMDKVRQIVEGADSLPQLRDALLAAFADLPESELAEVMAMGFAAAELAGRFAARAESE; translated from the coding sequence ATGAAACACGCTAAACACAAGCCGGTGACGATCCACAAGAGCCAGCCAGCCGCCGCGCAGCTACGCGAGGAAATCGCCCGGCCCGCACAGACGGGCCTGCGCAGCGTGTGGCAGTGGCGCCCGCTGGCTTCCATGACGCCTGCGATGGTGGCCGACGTGCTGCGCCGCGCAGCACAGGGCGATGCGCACGACTTCCTGCTGGCTGCCGACGACATCCGCGAGAAGGACTTGCACTACCGCGCGGTGCTGCAGACGCGCACGCTGGCGGTAGCGGGCCTGCCGATCGACATCCAGCCCTGGGACGACTCGCCCGCCGCGAAGCGCGCCGCCGAGCTGGTGCAGGATGCCGTGCGCGAGAGCGATCTGGCCGTGCTCATCACCCACCTCATGGACGCGGTGGCCAAGGGCTATGCGGTGGCAGAGATCGTCTGGGAGACCTCGGGCGATGTGTGGTACCCGCGCAGCATCCTGCCGCGCGAGGCGCACTGGTTCAGCTTCGATGCCGACACCGGGCGGCTGCTGCGTCTGGTCGATGGCAGCGCGGAGGGGGCGGAGATTCCGCCCTACCGCATGATCGTGCACGCGCCGCCGGTGGCGGCTGGTATTCCGCTCCTTGGCGGGGTGGCGCGAAGCGCGCTGTGGGCCTGGGTGTTCAAGAGCTACGCCATGCGCGACTGGGCGCGGTTTTGTGAGTTGTTCGGGCAACCCATCCGCGTGGGCAAGTATCACCAGGGCGCGAGCCCAGATGACGTGGCCGTGCTCAAGCAGGCGGCGTTCTCGCTCGGCTCGGATGCGGCGGCGGTGATCCCGCAGGAGATGGTGCTCGAACTCATCGAGTCCGGCAGCAAGTCGGCCAGCGCCGACCTCTATCACCAGCTCATCGACTACCTCGACCGGCAGGTGAGCAAGGCGGTGCTCGGCCAGACCATGACCACCGACTCGGGCACCTCCGGCAGTCTCGCGCAGGCGAAGGTGCACCAGGAAGTGCGCCGCGATCTGCTCGAAGCCGATGCGCGGGCGGTGGCCGCCACCCTCACGCGCGACCTCATCGCGCCCATCGTGCGGCTCAACCTGGGCGATGCCGCGCCGCTGCCGGTGCTGAAGCTCCTGGTCGAAGACCCGGAAGACCTCACCGCCCTGGCCGACCACGTGGTCAAGCTCACCGGCGCTGGCATGCCGATTCCGCAGTGGTGGGTGAGGGAGAAGTTCGGCATTCCAGAGGCGCAGGACGGCGAGCCTGTGCTGGGCGCGCCGGCTGCGCCACAGGATGCGCCAGCCGCGCAATCCGTGCACGCATTGCATGCGACGCGCTGCGGCTGCGCGGCGCATGCGCAGGGCGCGCCGGACGCGCCAGACATCCCGGCACTCCAGGCTGACCGCATGGAGATCGAGGCCGAGGCGGCCTGGACGGCCATCATGGACAAGGTGCGGCAGATCGTGGAGGGCGCGGACAGCCTGCCTCAGCTGCGCGATGCGCTGCTGGCGGCCTTCGCCGACCTGCCAGAGAGCGAGCTCGCCGAGGTGATGGCGATGGGCTTCGCCGCTGCGGAACTCGCAGGGCGCTTCGCCGCGCGCGCCGAGAGCGAGTGA
- a CDS encoding helix-turn-helix domain-containing protein gives MTRPLEFSDLDDLVTRYLSGASIKQLAIERGCSRGALTRALRLAGVSLRDRAEAGRASWQAIKRTDGWRERFLAKAWAAADARNADIERAVISLYRNGLTSARMIAMRLGVAKPTVLDMLKRRGLGGDRWNHRRAAANVGGFNAAMQCKVEPAFGAQFVARGLDFVHQAAIGTRNVDFSFHAERVAVEIVRRHWNDAKSLRRERLEQIFCAGWRMFIVYDPVQRGIDIGACTDQLVAFLEFVRGNPSAPGQYWMVDGEAQPFPESRVQLHHFSRIPCPLTGDRVAAH, from the coding sequence ATGACCAGACCACTGGAATTTTCCGATCTCGACGATCTCGTCACGCGCTATCTTTCCGGAGCCAGCATCAAGCAGCTGGCGATAGAGCGCGGATGCAGTCGCGGTGCACTCACGCGCGCGCTGCGCCTGGCCGGCGTTTCCCTGCGCGACCGCGCAGAAGCCGGGCGCGCGTCGTGGCAAGCCATCAAGCGTACTGACGGATGGCGCGAGCGCTTCCTGGCCAAGGCGTGGGCTGCGGCAGACGCGCGCAATGCCGACATCGAGCGCGCCGTCATCAGCCTCTATCGTAACGGCCTGACCAGTGCGCGCATGATCGCCATGCGCCTGGGCGTCGCCAAGCCAACTGTGCTCGATATGCTCAAGCGTCGCGGCCTCGGCGGCGATCGCTGGAACCATCGGCGCGCAGCCGCCAACGTGGGCGGCTTCAACGCAGCCATGCAGTGCAAGGTCGAGCCAGCCTTCGGTGCGCAGTTCGTCGCGCGCGGCCTCGATTTCGTGCATCAGGCCGCAATCGGCACCCGCAATGTGGATTTCTCCTTCCATGCCGAGCGCGTCGCCGTAGAAATCGTCCGCCGCCACTGGAACGATGCGAAGTCCCTGCGCCGAGAGCGCCTCGAACAGATCTTCTGCGCGGGCTGGCGGATGTTCATTGTGTACGATCCCGTTCAGCGCGGCATCGACATCGGCGCATGCACCGATCAACTCGTCGCCTTTTTGGAGTTCGTGCGCGGCAACCCATCCGCGCCTGGTCAATACTGGATGGTTGACGGTGAGGCGCAACCGTTTCCCGAGAGCCGTGTGCAACTCCACCATTTCTCCCGAATACCATGCCCGTTGACCGGCGATCGCGTCGCAGCGCACTGA
- a CDS encoding phage virion morphogenesis protein, giving the protein MQGDDMIEITLDDRALRAALDRLRSRVEDTGPAMHDIGQTLMERARRRFATSTGPDGQAWEPNAPATIAAYLGRYGGSYKKDGSLSKRGAARAAGKKPLIGESKQLQNIHYAAGRDWAEVGSSRIYAAIHQLGGQAGRGKSVTIPARPFLPVTQDGQWIGADDRAAILDILSRWIEGRPL; this is encoded by the coding sequence GTGCAAGGAGATGACATGATCGAGATCACCCTCGACGACCGCGCGCTGCGCGCCGCGCTCGACCGGCTCAGAAGCCGGGTGGAGGACACCGGCCCGGCGATGCACGACATCGGGCAGACGCTGATGGAGCGCGCCCGCCGCCGCTTTGCCACCTCCACCGGGCCGGACGGGCAGGCGTGGGAACCCAACGCGCCGGCCACCATCGCCGCCTATCTGGGCCGCTACGGCGGCAGCTACAAGAAGGACGGCAGCCTCAGCAAGCGCGGCGCGGCGCGCGCGGCGGGCAAGAAGCCGCTGATCGGCGAGAGCAAGCAGCTCCAGAACATCCACTACGCCGCCGGGCGCGACTGGGCCGAGGTGGGCTCCTCGCGCATCTACGCCGCCATCCACCAGCTCGGCGGCCAGGCCGGGCGCGGGAAAAGTGTCACCATCCCCGCGCGCCCCTTCCTGCCCGTCACCCAGGACGGGCAGTGGATCGGCGCAGACGACCGCGCCGCCATCCTCGACATCCTCTCACGCTGGATCGAAGGTCGCCCACTCTGA
- a CDS encoding phage protease translates to MAAMTYSHPILFRANASACRVERGACAVDLLVASSAADDAAFTPPEWVHLIPAGVFSGRDGRGPYRLDAEAVLAVFAAHGADLPVDYDHQSLSAEDKAGPVPAAGWIKELAAREDGIWARVEWTPAASQHLLNKEYRYLSPVFRHDKQGRVVALEGAGLTHNPNLYLKAAASRKETNAVEDLIERLIMMLNLPAASTPEDVVAELQKIIDRLTTAEAAAAQARQPDPAEWVPMSQHRTVAEQLAALQAQIAAEKAEAAVTAAMRAGKLAPAMKDWALSYASKDPEGFAQWTEKSPVILPPETDRAAQRVASNADTLTEEDRIACALLGIPEGDFAAHKKTITVKE, encoded by the coding sequence ATGGCGGCCATGACGTACAGCCATCCCATCCTCTTTCGCGCCAATGCCTCGGCCTGCCGCGTCGAGCGTGGCGCGTGCGCCGTCGATCTGCTCGTTGCCTCATCCGCCGCCGATGACGCGGCCTTCACGCCGCCGGAATGGGTGCACCTCATTCCGGCGGGTGTCTTTTCCGGGCGCGACGGGCGCGGGCCGTACCGGCTCGATGCCGAGGCCGTGCTGGCGGTCTTCGCCGCGCACGGGGCCGACCTGCCGGTGGACTACGATCACCAGAGCCTCTCGGCGGAAGACAAGGCCGGGCCTGTGCCCGCCGCCGGGTGGATCAAGGAGCTGGCCGCGCGCGAGGACGGCATCTGGGCGCGGGTGGAGTGGACGCCTGCGGCCAGCCAGCACCTCCTCAATAAAGAGTACCGCTACCTCTCCCCGGTCTTCCGCCACGACAAGCAAGGGCGCGTCGTGGCGCTCGAAGGCGCGGGGCTCACGCACAACCCGAACCTCTATCTCAAGGCTGCCGCTAGTCGAAAGGAGACCAATGCCGTGGAAGACCTGATCGAACGCCTCATCATGATGCTCAACTTGCCCGCCGCCAGCACGCCAGAAGACGTGGTGGCCGAGCTGCAGAAGATCATCGACCGCCTCACTACCGCCGAGGCCGCCGCCGCGCAGGCCCGCCAGCCCGACCCAGCCGAGTGGGTGCCGATGAGCCAGCACCGCACGGTGGCCGAGCAGCTCGCCGCCCTGCAAGCGCAGATCGCCGCCGAGAAGGCCGAGGCCGCGGTGACCGCCGCGATGCGCGCGGGCAAGCTCGCGCCGGCCATGAAGGACTGGGCGCTTTCCTACGCCAGCAAAGACCCGGAAGGCTTCGCCCAGTGGACCGAAAAATCCCCGGTCATCCTGCCGCCTGAAACCGATCGCGCCGCGCAGCGCGTCGCATCGAATGCGGACACGCTGACCGAGGAAGACCGCATCGCCTGTGCGCTGCTGGGCATCCCGGAAGGCGACTTCGCCGCCCACAAGAAAACCATCACCGTCAAGGAGTAA
- a CDS encoding Mu-like prophage major head subunit gpT family protein, which yields MAIITPALITSLRTGFSKAFQDALAATPTDWEKVATRAPSSNASNTYGWLNQFPKLREWVGDRVVKDMAAQGYTVTNKLYEGTVGVRRTDIEDDNVGIYTPLFAEMGRAAKAHGDELVFGLLAAGESTLCYDGQNFFDTDHPVYPNVDGTGTVTTVSNLQAGTGAPWYLLDTSRALKPLIFQERTTPELEAMTATNDEGVFVRDEYRYGIRYRCNAGFGFWQMAYKSKATLDAANFNAAMAAMMGIIADGGRPLGVKPTVLVVPPSLRAAAIEIVKNERLASGASNPNFGVVDLIVSPWVA from the coding sequence ATGGCCATCATCACCCCCGCACTGATCACCAGCTTGCGCACCGGCTTCTCGAAAGCCTTCCAGGACGCGCTGGCCGCCACCCCAACCGACTGGGAGAAGGTCGCCACCCGCGCGCCCTCTTCCAACGCCAGCAACACCTATGGCTGGCTCAACCAGTTTCCCAAGCTGCGCGAGTGGGTTGGCGACCGCGTGGTCAAGGACATGGCCGCGCAGGGCTACACCGTCACCAACAAGCTCTACGAGGGCACGGTGGGCGTGCGCCGCACCGACATCGAGGACGATAACGTCGGCATCTACACCCCGCTGTTTGCCGAGATGGGCCGCGCCGCGAAAGCGCACGGCGACGAGCTGGTGTTCGGCCTGCTCGCCGCGGGCGAATCGACCCTGTGCTACGACGGCCAGAACTTCTTCGACACCGACCACCCTGTCTATCCGAACGTGGACGGCACCGGCACGGTGACGACCGTTTCCAACCTGCAAGCGGGCACCGGCGCGCCCTGGTACCTGCTCGACACCAGCCGTGCCTTGAAGCCGCTCATCTTCCAGGAGCGCACCACGCCAGAGCTGGAGGCGATGACCGCGACCAACGACGAAGGCGTGTTCGTGCGCGACGAGTACCGCTACGGCATCCGCTACCGCTGCAATGCGGGATTTGGCTTCTGGCAGATGGCCTACAAGAGCAAGGCCACGCTCGATGCCGCCAACTTCAACGCCGCGATGGCGGCGATGATGGGCATCATCGCCGACGGCGGCCGGCCGCTGGGGGTCAAGCCCACGGTGCTGGTGGTGCCGCCCAGCTTGCGCGCCGCCGCCATCGAGATCGTCAAGAACGAGCGGCTCGCCAGCGGGGCCTCCAACCCCAACTTCGGCGTGGTCGACCTGATCGTCTCGCCCTGGGTGGCCTGA